The region ACGATCTCGTCGGAGAGCCACACCATTTCGCTGGCCGGTCCCGGCTTGCGGATCTCGGAAGAAGCCGCCGTGCCCGAGATCAAGATGTCCAATGCGACGATCACGATCGTCGGCGTGATCCAGATCTACCTGTGAGCGCCGCATGAAAATCGTCAAACCGTTGACCCTCGGCACGCTGACCCGCTCGTATCTGATCGGCGGAGAACGGCGTTTCGTCGTCTCGGCGCTGGGCTTTTTTCCGCTCGGCGTGCCGGCGCAGCGCTTCGCCGCCGAGAACGAGCAGTGGCCCGCCGTGTTGAAGACGCTGGCCGCGCAAGGCGTCACGCAGCCGCTCGACGAAGTGCTGCCGAAGTCGCGCGCCGAGCTGCTGGTGTGCGGCAGCGCGTATGCGCCCGGCGGCAAGGCGGTCGAGCGGATGCAGGTGAATCTGCAGGCAGCGGGTATCGACAAAACGCTCGACGTGATCGGCGAGCGCGCGTGGCGCTACGACCCGTGGCTGCGCATCGACCAGCCCAAGCCGTTCGTCACCATGCCGCTTGCGTACACGCATGCGTTCGGCGGCGCGCATCATCCGGACAATCCGGTCGGCTGCGGCTATGCGCGCAACCGGCTGGCCGCGCTGGTCGGCGTCAACAGTCTGCCGATGCCCAACGTCGAGTTGCCCGGCACGCCGGTGCGGCGTCACTGGGTGCGCTATGCGCCGGCCGGCTTCGGTCCGCTCGCGTTCGACTGGCAGACGCGTTCGCGGCACGCGGGGCGCTACGGCGCGAAGTGGCTGGACAGGGAAGCGCCGGGTTTTTCGTCGAGCGCGGCGCCGGCGTTGTTTCAGCGCGCACCGGTCGACCAATGGCTCGACGGTTATCTGCAAGGCGGCGAAGCGTATCGATTGAGCGGCATGCATCCGCAGCGGGCGGCGATCGAAGGGCAGGTGCCGCCGTTCGCCGCGCGGGCGTTCATTCAACGCAGCGGCACGGCGGCGCTCGAAGAGGTCGCGCTGAAGTTCGATACCGTGTGGTTCTTCCCCGATCTGCTGACCGGCGTGGCGATGTATCACGGCGAGGTCGCGCACCAGCATTCGCTCGCTTTCGACATCGATGCGGTGATGGTGGGTTACGAGCATCGCGACCGGCCGCGCTCGTTCGCGCACTATGCCGATGTGTTCGCGCGGCGCACCGATCCGGTGGAGGCGGCCGCGCATCTGTTCAACGAATCGGACCTGGCCGCCGATTACGACGAAGCGACGCGTGTCGTGCGCGCGGCGGCGAGCGCGATGCGGGCCGAGCAGGCGGAGGCCGCGCAGCAGGCGATGGTCGATGCGCAGCTTGCGGAATTTCATGCGGTCACCGGGATGCCGGTGAAGGAGGCGGCCGCTACCGCCGCGCCCGCCATGCCGACGCGCTTGCCGCGACTCGACCGCGTCGCCGTCGCGGAATCGGATTTCGATCTCGCGCCGATTTTCGAAGGCGCGAAGACCATGATCGCCGAGGCGCGTGCCTATGCGGACAGCTTGCGCGCCGCGTTGCCGGAACTGCCGAAGCCCGCCGCGCCCGACCCGGCCGTGCGCCGTGAAAAAGCCTGGGCGCGCGTGAGCGTCGCCGCCGTCGATCTCGTGCCGCTCGATCCGTCGGCGAGTCTCGTGCCGCCGGACCGGGCCGCGAAAGCGCCTGCCGCAGGTACGGCCTTGTCCGCCACCGGCGTCCCGCAACTCGACGCCGCGCTCGCCGCCCAGCCCGCGCAAGCGCGCGCCGCGCGCCGCGCGAGCCTGCGCTACACCGACCCCGACGGTCCGCTGCCCGCCGACCTCGCACACTGGCTCGGCCGGCAGGTCGAGCAATGGCATCGCGCCGGCGTGCTGCTGGCGGGCCGCGATCTGGCCGGCCTCGACCTCTCGGGTCTCGATC is a window of Paraburkholderia sp. D15 DNA encoding:
- a CDS encoding DUF2169 domain-containing protein → MKIVKPLTLGTLTRSYLIGGERRFVVSALGFFPLGVPAQRFAAENEQWPAVLKTLAAQGVTQPLDEVLPKSRAELLVCGSAYAPGGKAVERMQVNLQAAGIDKTLDVIGERAWRYDPWLRIDQPKPFVTMPLAYTHAFGGAHHPDNPVGCGYARNRLAALVGVNSLPMPNVELPGTPVRRHWVRYAPAGFGPLAFDWQTRSRHAGRYGAKWLDREAPGFSSSAAPALFQRAPVDQWLDGYLQGGEAYRLSGMHPQRAAIEGQVPPFAARAFIQRSGTAALEEVALKFDTVWFFPDLLTGVAMYHGEVAHQHSLAFDIDAVMVGYEHRDRPRSFAHYADVFARRTDPVEAAAHLFNESDLAADYDEATRVVRAAASAMRAEQAEAAQQAMVDAQLAEFHAVTGMPVKEAAATAAPAMPTRLPRLDRVAVAESDFDLAPIFEGAKTMIAEARAYADSLRAALPELPKPAAPDPAVRREKAWARVSVAAVDLVPLDPSASLVPPDRAAKAPAAGTALSATGVPQLDAALAAQPAQARAARRASLRYTDPDGPLPADLAHWLGRQVEQWHRAGVLLAGRDLAGLDLSGLDLSGADLREVQLENADLRNTSFNGARLDRAVLSGAQLDGADFTGATLADANLCHSSGSAIGFAGADLTRAWAIDAQWPQADLSDARLDHCLASGIGLAGARLARATATQAVLINALAPSSDWQAAQLAATVLMRADLSGASFADATLRKAVLMDATLAGASFERATLVDVAAGGADADWSNVRAAGLRAEHCSWQGAALRGSDWRGATLAACDLGRTDLSQAQLADGQFSGCLFTAATLAGARAERANLFRAVCREVNFSDASLIGASLYQADTSDAQFTRADLRDVKLEAGRRAIA